Proteins found in one Camelus bactrianus isolate YW-2024 breed Bactrian camel chromosome X, ASM4877302v1, whole genome shotgun sequence genomic segment:
- the RPL10 gene encoding large ribosomal subunit protein uL16 — protein MGRRPARCYRYCKNKPYPKSRFCRGVPDAKIRIFDLGRKKAKVDEFPLCGHMVSDEYEQLSSEALEAARICANKYMVKSCGKDGFHIRVRLHPFHVIRINKMLSCAGADRLQTGMRGAFGKPQGTVARVHIGQVIMSIRTKLQNKEHVIEALRRAKFKFPGRQKIHISKKWGFTKFNADEFENMVAEKRLIPDGCGVKYIPNRGPLDKWRALHS, from the exons ATGGGCCGCCGCCCCGCCCGGTG TTACCGGTACTGTAAGAACAAGCCGTACCCAAAGTCACGCTTCTGCCGAGGTGTCCCTG ATGCTAAGATCCGCATCTTTGACCTGGGGCGGAAGAAGGCAAAAGTGGATGAGTTCCCACTCTGTGGCCACATGGTGTCAGATGAATATGAGCAGCTTTCCTCTGAAG CCCTGGAGGCTGCCCGTATCTGTGCCAACAAGTACATGGTGAAAAGCTGTGGCAAAGATGGTTTTCATATTCGAGTGCGGCTCCACCCCTTCCACGTAATCCGCATCAACAAGATGTTGTCCTGTGCTGGAGCTGACAG GCTCCAGACGGGTATGCGGGGTGCCTTTGGAAAGCCCCAGGGCACGGTGGCCAGGGTCCACATTGGCCAAGTCATCATGTCCATCCGCACCAAGCTGCAGAACAAGGAGCATGTGATTGAGGCCCTGCGCAGGGCCAAGTTCAAGTTCCCCGGCCGCCAGAAG ATCCACATCTCAAAGAAGTGGGGATTTACTAAGTTTAATGCAGATGAATTTGAAAACATGGTGGCAGAAAAGCGGCTCATCCCAGATGGCTGCGGGGTCAAATACATCCCGAATCGTGGCCCCCTGGACAAATGGCGGGCCCTGCACTCATGA